One stretch of Amycolatopsis sp. NBC_00345 DNA includes these proteins:
- a CDS encoding sensor histidine kinase yields MRARLLAVLVTLALLVVAAFAGPLLSSTAEQRTQELVISRSSDVDRFVVLAQQAVDSRDPAALAADAQRYSSLYSEAVVVVDAQRTPLVQAGGMSAAEPAVHALVEATMRNEPPPQVETLSPWSATPVLFARPVGTGTRVSGVVVLRASVTKAAADVTAAWSAIAAGALLVAALFVLLAVLLARWMVRPLLELETGVLAVAGGHRAQVPERSGPRELRTLAASVNRMSDAVVEAADQQHRLVADTSHQLRNPMAALRLRVDSLGAELDDRHAYHAAVAEVERLERILDGLLALATAESTATRLAAGGSDEPADLATVIAERVDAWRPAADQAGAKLVPCPGHAEPVLVHAPEGELAQILDVLLDNAVHYAGRGATIAAGWETHGSTTTLVVTDDGPGLSTTDRARATERFWRAGGEGAPRGTGLGLAIVREQTRARGGTLELRAAEPRGLEVRVTLPAEVTP; encoded by the coding sequence GTGCGCGCCCGGCTCCTGGCCGTGCTGGTGACGCTGGCGCTGCTGGTCGTCGCCGCGTTCGCCGGGCCGCTGCTGTCCTCCACCGCCGAGCAGCGGACGCAGGAGCTGGTGATCTCGCGCAGCAGTGACGTCGACCGCTTCGTGGTGCTCGCGCAACAGGCGGTCGATTCGCGCGACCCGGCCGCGCTGGCGGCCGACGCGCAGCGGTATTCGTCGTTATACAGCGAGGCCGTGGTGGTGGTCGACGCGCAGCGGACGCCGTTGGTGCAGGCGGGCGGGATGTCCGCGGCGGAGCCCGCCGTGCACGCACTGGTGGAGGCGACGATGCGCAATGAGCCCCCGCCCCAGGTCGAGACGCTGAGCCCGTGGTCGGCCACGCCGGTGCTGTTCGCGCGCCCGGTCGGCACCGGCACGCGGGTCTCCGGCGTGGTCGTGCTGCGGGCCTCGGTGACGAAGGCCGCCGCGGACGTGACGGCGGCGTGGAGCGCGATCGCGGCGGGCGCGCTGCTGGTGGCGGCGTTGTTCGTGCTGCTCGCCGTCCTGCTGGCGCGGTGGATGGTGCGGCCGCTGCTGGAGCTGGAGACGGGCGTGCTCGCCGTCGCGGGCGGGCACCGGGCGCAGGTGCCCGAGCGCTCCGGCCCCCGGGAGCTGCGGACGCTCGCGGCGTCGGTGAACCGGATGTCGGACGCCGTGGTGGAGGCCGCCGACCAGCAGCACCGGCTCGTCGCCGACACCTCCCACCAGCTGCGCAACCCGATGGCGGCGCTGCGGCTGCGCGTCGACTCGCTCGGCGCCGAGCTGGACGACCGGCACGCCTACCACGCGGCCGTCGCCGAAGTGGAGCGCCTGGAACGGATCCTCGACGGGCTGCTCGCGCTCGCGACCGCGGAGAGCACCGCGACCCGGCTCGCCGCGGGCGGCTCGGACGAGCCTGCCGACCTCGCCACCGTGATCGCCGAGCGCGTCGACGCCTGGCGCCCGGCCGCGGACCAGGCGGGCGCGAAGCTGGTGCCCTGCCCCGGCCACGCCGAGCCGGTCCTGGTGCACGCGCCGGAGGGCGAGCTGGCGCAGATCCTCGACGTGCTGCTGGACAACGCCGTCCACTACGCCGGGCGCGGCGCCACGATCGCCGCCGGCTGGGAAACGCACGGCAGCACGACCACGCTCGTGGTCACCGACGACGGACCCGGACTGTCCACAACGGACCGGGCCCGCGCGACGGAGCGCTTCTGGCGCGCGGGCGGCGAAGGCGCGCCCCGCGGCACCGGGCTGGGCCTGGCCATCGTCCGCGAGCAGACCCGTGCCCGCGGCGGCACGCTGGAGCTGCGGGCCGCCGAGCCGCGCGGGCTGGAAGTCCGGGTCACGCTGCCCGCGGAGGTGACGCCGTGA
- a CDS encoding TAXI family TRAP transporter solute-binding subunit has product MSITRRTALLGGLGLALAGCATGYRGPGRAVTIAAGEQGGFYLAFAEVLAAEVTRAEPLLRCTAVPTEASVANVELVRDGKADLGLVLADVAQAALAGAAPFPAPVPLQALGRVYENYLQLVVRAADGFTSLRALEGRPVSLGAGGSGAAQLGERVFTAAGVRVETEHLQLADAVAALAGGRVDALLWSGGVPTPALAELNRRTPLALLPLNAVIPQLRAAHGPVYEQVQVPADAYRGVGALATIGVANLLVCSPALPDDVAAAVVRVLAGRAADLVPAQAVGTQFLDVRTLIGTQPVPLQPGAAETYRALHG; this is encoded by the coding sequence GTGAGCATCACCCGCCGGACAGCGCTGCTCGGTGGACTCGGCCTGGCCCTCGCCGGCTGCGCCACCGGTTACCGCGGGCCGGGGCGGGCCGTGACCATCGCCGCGGGCGAGCAGGGCGGCTTCTACCTCGCGTTCGCGGAGGTGCTGGCGGCCGAGGTGACCCGGGCGGAGCCGTTGCTGCGCTGCACCGCCGTCCCGACGGAGGCGAGCGTCGCCAACGTCGAGCTGGTGCGTGACGGGAAGGCCGACCTCGGGCTGGTGCTCGCGGACGTCGCGCAGGCGGCACTCGCGGGCGCGGCGCCGTTCCCCGCCCCGGTGCCGCTTCAGGCGCTGGGCCGGGTGTACGAGAACTACCTCCAGCTCGTCGTCCGGGCGGCCGACGGCTTCACCAGCCTGCGGGCGCTCGAAGGACGGCCCGTTTCGCTCGGCGCGGGCGGGTCCGGGGCGGCACAGCTGGGCGAGCGGGTGTTCACCGCGGCGGGCGTGCGCGTCGAGACGGAGCACCTGCAGCTCGCCGACGCCGTCGCGGCGCTCGCCGGCGGCCGCGTCGACGCGCTGCTGTGGTCCGGCGGCGTGCCCACCCCCGCGCTCGCCGAGCTGAACCGCCGGACCCCGCTGGCGCTGCTGCCGTTGAACGCCGTCATCCCCCAGCTGCGGGCGGCGCACGGGCCTGTCTACGAGCAGGTCCAGGTGCCGGCCGACGCGTACCGCGGGGTCGGCGCGCTGGCCACCATCGGCGTCGCGAACCTGCTGGTCTGCTCCCCCGCCCTGCCCGACGACGTCGCCGCCGCCGTGGTCCGGGTGCTCGCCGGCCGGGCGGCCGACCTGGTGCCCGCGCAGGCCGTCGGCACGCAGTTCCTCGACGTCCGCACGCTGATCGGCACCCAGCCCGTGCCGCTGCAGCCGGGCGCGGCCGAGACCTACCGGGCGCTGCACGGCTGA
- a CDS encoding acyl-CoA thioesterase, with the protein MSAARRLIAEMPLRVRYHECDGQGIVFNAHYLAYVDMAAFEAEKAIFGSHQAFLDTGIDMVVAESNLRYRAPCRFDDELVVSVFLGHFGTTSISYESEIRRDGELTTEATLRYVFVDPATLRKSPPPPEVREAYAAYLPASATS; encoded by the coding sequence ATGAGCGCTGCCCGCCGCCTGATCGCCGAGATGCCCCTGCGCGTGCGTTACCACGAGTGCGACGGCCAGGGCATCGTGTTCAACGCGCACTACCTGGCCTATGTGGACATGGCCGCGTTCGAGGCGGAGAAGGCGATTTTCGGCTCGCACCAAGCGTTCCTGGACACCGGCATCGACATGGTGGTGGCCGAGTCGAACCTGCGCTACCGCGCGCCGTGCCGGTTCGACGACGAGCTGGTGGTCTCGGTCTTCCTCGGCCACTTCGGCACCACGTCGATCAGCTACGAGTCGGAGATCCGCCGCGACGGCGAGCTGACCACCGAGGCCACCCTCCGCTACGTCTTCGTCGACCCCGCGACGCTGCGCAAGTCCCCGCCGCCGCCGGAGGTCCGCGAGGCCTACGCGGCGTACCTGCCCGCCTCCGCCACCTCGTAA
- a CDS encoding tRNA (cytidine(34)-2'-O)-methyltransferase, giving the protein MFRVLFYHPEIPPNTGNAIRLAANTGCELHLVEPLGFTLEDKQLRRAGLDYHDLARVHVHADIEAAWHALLPAKVYAFSASATRLHTDVAYEPGDVLMFGPESSGLPAEVQHAPEVTDRVRLPMLPTSRSLNLANTAAISIYEAWRQNGFAVPGTP; this is encoded by the coding sequence ATGTTCCGCGTGCTCTTCTACCACCCCGAGATCCCGCCGAACACCGGCAACGCGATCCGGCTGGCCGCCAACACCGGCTGCGAGCTGCACCTGGTCGAGCCACTCGGCTTCACCTTGGAGGACAAGCAGCTCCGCCGGGCGGGCCTCGACTACCACGACCTCGCGCGCGTCCACGTGCACGCCGACATCGAGGCCGCGTGGCACGCGCTGCTGCCGGCCAAGGTGTACGCCTTCAGCGCGTCGGCCACCCGCCTGCACACCGATGTCGCGTACGAGCCCGGCGACGTGCTGATGTTCGGCCCGGAGTCCAGCGGCCTGCCCGCCGAGGTCCAGCACGCCCCCGAGGTCACCGACCGCGTTCGGCTGCCGATGCTGCCGACCAGCCGCTCGCTCAACCTCGCCAACACCGCGGCGATCAGCATCTACGAAGCCTGGCGCCAGAACGGTTTCGCCGTACCCGGCACGCCGTGA
- a CDS encoding VWA domain-containing protein, whose product MSLTGFTAPWWFLLLILVAAVAVAYVLAQRARRKRVMRFANLELLDKVAPKTQGWIRHLPAVLIVLSLLVLTVALAGPTAEQKVPRNRATVMLVIDVSLSMEATDVAPTRLKAAQDAATQFAKNMTPGVNLGLISFAGTATVLVNPTTDRAGVVKAISDLKLAQSTATGEGIFAALQSIESFSAVVGGADGPPPARIVLMSDGKQTVPEDLYAPRGAYTAAQAAKTAHMPISSISFGTSHGSVEIEGRPQDVQVDDNSLHEIAQLSGGEFYKAASADELKKVYADLGEQIGYELKDADASKPWVVIGTLMLMIGAAASLLIGQRIP is encoded by the coding sequence ATGAGTTTGACCGGTTTCACCGCGCCCTGGTGGTTCCTGCTGCTGATCCTGGTGGCCGCGGTCGCCGTGGCGTACGTGCTCGCCCAGCGCGCGCGGCGCAAGCGCGTGATGCGGTTCGCCAACCTGGAGCTGCTCGACAAGGTCGCGCCCAAGACGCAGGGCTGGATCCGGCACCTGCCCGCGGTGCTGATCGTGCTGTCGCTGCTGGTGCTCACCGTCGCGCTGGCCGGGCCGACCGCCGAGCAGAAGGTGCCGCGCAACCGCGCCACGGTGATGCTGGTGATCGACGTTTCGCTGTCGATGGAGGCCACCGACGTCGCGCCGACCCGGCTCAAGGCGGCGCAGGACGCGGCGACGCAGTTCGCGAAGAACATGACCCCGGGCGTCAACCTGGGCCTGATCTCGTTCGCGGGCACGGCGACGGTGCTGGTCAACCCGACCACCGACCGCGCCGGCGTGGTGAAGGCGATCAGCGACCTGAAGCTCGCGCAGTCCACTGCCACCGGTGAGGGCATTTTCGCGGCCCTGCAGTCGATCGAGAGCTTCTCCGCGGTGGTCGGCGGCGCGGACGGGCCGCCACCGGCGCGGATCGTGCTGATGAGCGACGGCAAGCAGACCGTGCCCGAGGACCTGTACGCCCCGCGCGGCGCGTACACCGCGGCGCAGGCGGCGAAAACGGCGCACATGCCGATCTCGTCGATCTCGTTCGGCACCAGCCACGGCTCGGTCGAGATCGAGGGCCGGCCCCAGGACGTCCAGGTGGACGACAACTCGCTGCACGAGATCGCCCAGCTCTCCGGCGGGGAGTTCTACAAGGCGGCCAGCGCGGACGAGCTGAAGAAGGTCTACGCCGACCTCGGCGAGCAGATCGGCTACGAGCTGAAGGACGCCGACGCGAGCAAGCCGTGGGTCGTGATCGGCACCCTGATGCTGATGATCGGCGCGGCGGCCTCACTGCTGATCGGCCAGAGAATCCCCTAG
- a CDS encoding DUF58 domain-containing protein: MAKKEQRERPGWAPPVLRGDRLEAGLRTLELDVRRRLDGLLQGNHLGLVPGPGSEPGEARTYQPGDDVRRMDWAVTARTTTPHIRETVADRELETWLVADLSASLDFGTALCEKRDLVVCATAAVAHLTGGGGNRIGALVSNGERTDRIPARGGLAHARGLIRRLAETPRAPEGVRGDLADALEQLRRPPRRRGLAVVISDFLGPTDWQRPLRALGGHHELIAIEVLDPRDIDLPDVGTVVLADPETGKQREVHASALLRKEFGAAAHAHRQEVAGALRRAGAAHLVLRTDQDWIADMVRFVVARKRRWSGGVA; encoded by the coding sequence GTGGCGAAGAAGGAGCAGCGCGAGCGCCCCGGCTGGGCGCCGCCGGTGCTGCGGGGCGACCGGCTGGAGGCCGGCCTGCGCACCCTGGAGCTCGACGTGCGCCGCCGGCTCGACGGCCTGTTGCAGGGCAACCACCTCGGCCTCGTGCCGGGTCCGGGCTCGGAGCCGGGCGAGGCGCGGACGTACCAGCCGGGCGACGACGTGCGCCGGATGGACTGGGCGGTGACCGCCCGCACGACCACCCCGCACATCCGTGAGACCGTGGCCGACCGCGAGCTGGAGACCTGGCTGGTCGCCGACCTGTCGGCGAGCCTCGACTTCGGCACGGCCCTGTGCGAGAAACGCGACCTGGTGGTGTGCGCGACGGCCGCCGTCGCGCACCTGACCGGCGGGGGCGGCAACCGGATCGGCGCGCTGGTGTCGAACGGCGAGCGCACCGACCGGATCCCGGCGCGCGGCGGGCTCGCCCACGCCCGCGGGCTGATCCGGCGGCTGGCCGAGACGCCGCGCGCGCCGGAGGGCGTCCGCGGGGACCTCGCCGACGCGCTGGAACAGCTGCGCCGCCCGCCCCGGCGGCGGGGGCTGGCCGTGGTGATCTCCGACTTCCTCGGGCCCACGGACTGGCAGCGGCCGCTGCGCGCGCTCGGCGGGCACCACGAGCTCATCGCCATCGAAGTCCTCGACCCGCGTGACATCGACCTGCCCGACGTGGGCACCGTCGTACTGGCCGACCCGGAGACAGGGAAACAGCGCGAAGTGCACGCTTCCGCCTTGCTGCGCAAGGAGTTCGGCGCCGCGGCGCACGCTCACCGGCAGGAGGTCGCGGGCGCGCTGCGGCGCGCCGGTGCCGCCCACCTGGTGCTGCGCACCGACCAGGACTGGATCGCCGACATGGTCCGGTTCGTCGTCGCGCGCAAGCGCCGCTGGTCGGGGGGTGTCGCGTGA
- a CDS encoding AAA family ATPase, which translates to MTEPGYAEGANGQQPGTPARDAQLLERTVFEVKRIIVGQDRLVERVLVGLLAKGHLLLEGVPGVAKTLAVETFARVVGGSFSRVQFTPDLVPADILGTRIYRQGAEVFDVELGPVVANFVLADEINRAPAKVQSAMLEVMAERHVSIGGQTFPMPDPFLVLATQNPIENEGVYPLPEAQRDRFLFKILVEYPTAEEEREIIYRMGVTPPVPHEVLSPGELVRLQGVAAQVFVHHALVDYVVRLVLTTRTPNDHGLADVAGWVSYGASPRASLGIIAAARALALVRGRDYVLPQDVVDVVPDVLRHRLVLSYDALADGVPVEHIITRVLQTVPLPQVSARPQGGNGPGSPVPAGAPVR; encoded by the coding sequence GTGACCGAGCCCGGCTACGCCGAGGGCGCGAACGGGCAGCAGCCCGGCACGCCGGCGCGGGACGCCCAGTTGCTGGAACGGACCGTGTTCGAGGTCAAGCGCATCATCGTCGGCCAGGACCGGCTGGTGGAGCGCGTGCTCGTCGGACTGCTGGCCAAGGGCCACCTGTTGCTCGAAGGCGTGCCCGGCGTCGCGAAGACGCTGGCCGTGGAGACCTTCGCGCGGGTGGTCGGCGGCTCGTTCTCGCGGGTGCAGTTCACCCCCGACCTGGTGCCCGCCGACATCCTCGGCACCCGCATCTACCGCCAGGGCGCCGAGGTGTTCGACGTCGAGCTCGGCCCGGTGGTCGCGAACTTCGTGCTCGCGGACGAGATCAACCGCGCGCCCGCCAAGGTGCAGTCGGCGATGCTGGAGGTGATGGCCGAGCGGCACGTGTCGATCGGCGGCCAGACCTTCCCGATGCCCGACCCGTTCCTGGTGCTGGCCACGCAGAACCCGATCGAGAACGAGGGCGTCTACCCGCTGCCGGAGGCCCAGCGCGACCGGTTCCTGTTCAAGATTCTGGTCGAGTACCCCACCGCCGAGGAAGAGCGCGAGATCATCTACCGGATGGGCGTCACGCCGCCGGTGCCGCACGAGGTGCTCAGCCCGGGCGAGCTGGTCCGGCTGCAGGGCGTCGCCGCGCAGGTGTTCGTGCACCACGCCCTGGTCGACTACGTGGTGCGCCTGGTGCTGACCACCCGCACGCCGAACGACCACGGCCTCGCCGACGTCGCCGGCTGGGTGTCCTACGGCGCCTCGCCGCGCGCGAGCCTCGGCATCATCGCCGCCGCCCGCGCGCTCGCGCTCGTCCGCGGCCGTGACTACGTGCTGCCCCAGGACGTCGTGGACGTCGTGCCGGACGTGCTGCGCCACCGCCTCGTGCTGTCCTACGACGCGCTGGCCGACGGCGTCCCGGTGGAGCACATCATCACGCGGGTGCTGCAGACCGTGCCGCTGCCGCAGGTCTCCGCCCGGCCGCAGGGCGGGAACGGGCCGGGCAGCCCGGTCCCCGCCGGCGCGCCCGTCAGGTAG
- the mobA gene encoding molybdenum cofactor guanylyltransferase produces the protein MQYAGIVLAGGAARRLSGVDKPGLVVGGSSLLSRAVAAVRGADPVVVVGPERPGHDGVVWTREPVPGTGPVAALAAGLALVPGDGVVVVLAADLPGVRKSTVDRLRAVLADADGAVLVDAAGERQWLLGAWRLPSLRAAIPERPENASLRRTLGGLSLVDVPAERGESDDIDTPADLERHR, from the coding sequence GTGCAGTACGCGGGGATCGTGCTCGCCGGCGGGGCCGCGCGCCGGCTGTCCGGTGTGGACAAGCCGGGGCTGGTGGTGGGCGGCTCGTCGCTGCTCTCGCGGGCGGTGGCCGCCGTCCGCGGCGCGGACCCGGTGGTCGTGGTCGGCCCGGAGCGGCCCGGCCACGACGGGGTGGTGTGGACGCGGGAGCCTGTGCCCGGCACCGGCCCGGTGGCCGCGCTGGCGGCGGGCCTGGCGCTGGTACCCGGCGACGGCGTCGTGGTGGTGCTGGCCGCCGACCTGCCCGGCGTACGGAAGTCCACAGTGGACCGCCTGCGCGCGGTGCTCGCGGACGCCGACGGCGCCGTGCTCGTCGACGCGGCGGGGGAGCGGCAGTGGCTGCTCGGCGCCTGGCGACTGCCGTCGTTGCGGGCGGCGATCCCCGAACGGCCGGAGAACGCGTCGCTGCGGCGGACGCTCGGCGGCCTGTCCCTCGTGGACGTCCCGGCGGAGCGCGGCGAGAGCGACGATATCGACACACCGGCCGACCTGGAGCGCCACCGTTAG